A stretch of DNA from Streptosporangiales bacterium:
CCACGCTCGTGGTCCGCACGAAGTACGGGTCGGTCTACCTGACCCTCCCTGACGGGGCGACGGCGCAGGTCGACATCACGTCCGCGTGGGGGACGATCCGCAGTGCGGTGCCCGCCATTCCCGTCCCCGGTCACCCGCACCTCGTCGTGACCGGCGAGTCCTCGTACGGCTCGGTCCGCCTGCGCTACGGCGTGGGCCACAAGGTCCGCCGGCGCAGGAACAAGGGCGACTAGTGTCGCCCGCCGGAAATTCGTGTGATATATCGTGCGAGGGAGTCGAGGATTTCCTCCGCGGTCTTCTTCCACACGAACGGTTTCGGGTCCTCGTTCCACATCTTGATCCATTCGCGGACGTCTTTCTCCAGTGCC
This window harbors:
- a CDS encoding IS630 family transposase; the protein is ALEKDVREWIKMWNEDPKPFVWKKTAEEILDSLARYITRISGGRH